From Lolium perenne isolate Kyuss_39 chromosome 5, Kyuss_2.0, whole genome shotgun sequence, a single genomic window includes:
- the LOC127300379 gene encoding FRIGIDA-like protein 3, which translates to MSDMESVATLMESTSLKIQQLQHAFAELESQSAVTMSFKWKQLEDHFRGLEQSLKKKFDELKKQEQEFQETVAKSQKMLEQKEAVVVAKELTALERLQEKRDAALAMIFGKSKLSLNVNYNVPKTKPQSNFTTADAKWPPKQDNAHMQDGSASAAPKPRSELAVLCEAMNVKGLHKFISDNRKNLTSIREEIPSALKGASHPYVLVLESLEDFYSGENLVLDGKKDGDLLGVRRTCLMLMESLVQLQADAVTGLLSEGQMLAADVKERAKKIAFEWKSKLDSLDIDASNGNCLEAHAFLQLLATFGIFAEFNEDELCKLLPSVSRRRQTPELCRLLGLSQKMPGVIGVLVDSARPIDAINLAYAFGLTEQFEPVQLLKAYLREVKKLSHAKNGKMSPGAQNEMNERELSALKAVIKCIEEHKLEEQYPVDPLQKRVVQLEKAKADKRRAVEAAKPQSKRPRANGSAYAPRLTSFPEKSFYQATPERHPYPYERQFVYGAEAHHHPTMINAAAAPYTISPAHTPYYGNGYPMQYQVPYIH; encoded by the exons ATGTCTGACATGGAGTCCGTGGCCACCCTCATGGAGTCGACGAGCCTCAAGATACAGCAGCTGCAGCACGCCTTCGCCGAGCTCGAGAGCCAGAGCGCCGTCACCATGAGCTTCAAGTGGAAGCAGCTCGAGGACCACTTCCGCGGCCTCGAGCAGTCGCTCAAGAAGAAgttcgacgagctcaagaagcagGAGCAGGAGTTCCAGGAGACCGTCGCCAAGTCCCAGAAGATGCTGGAGCAGAAGGAGGCCGTCGTGGTCGCCAAGGAGCTCACCGCTCTCGAGAGGCTGCAGGAGAAGAGGGACGCCGCGCTGGCCATGATCTTCGGCAAGTCCAAGCTGTCTCTCAACGTCAACTACAACGTCCCCAAGACCAAGCCACAGAGCAATTTCACCACCGCTGATGCGAAGTGGCCGCCGAAGCAAGACAACGCGCACATGCAAGATGGCAGCGCTTCCGCTGCCCCGAAGCCTCGTTCCGAGCTTGCCGTCCTCTGCGAGGCGATGAACGTTAAAGGGCTCCACAAGTTCATATCGGACAACAGGAAGAACCTGACGTCCATCCGCGAGGAGATCCCGAGTGCGCTCAAGGGAGCGTCGCATCCCTACGTCCTGGTGCTGGAGTCCCTGGAGGACTTCTACTCTGGAGAAAACCTGGTGTTGGATGGGAAAAAGGATGGCGACCTCTTGGGTGTGAGGAGGACGTGCCTCATGCTGATGGAGTCTCTTGTGCAGCTGCAAGCTGATGCTGTAACTGGTCTGTTATCTGAGGGGCAAATGCTCGCAGCAGATGTCAAGGAGAGGGCCAAGAAGATTGCGTTCGAGTGGAAGTCCAAGTTGGACAGCCTTGACATTGATGCTAGCAATGGGAACTGCCTGGAAGCACATGCGTTTCTTCAGCTGCTTGCTACCTTTGGTATATTTGCTGAATTCAATGAAGACGAGCTGTGCAAACTGCTTCCATCTGTTAGCCGACGTCGTCAAACACCCGAGCTCTGCCGGTTGCTTGGGTTGTCGCAGAAGATGCCAG GTGTCATTGGAGTTCTGGTGGACAGTGCAAGGCCAATTGATGCAATTAATTTGGCCTATGCATTTGGGCTCACTGAACAATTTGAGCCGGTGCAATTGCTGAAAGCATATCTGAGGGAGGTCAAGAAGCTGTCACATGCCAAGAATGGAAAAATGTCTCCTGGAGCACAG AATGAGATGAATGAACGTGAGCTGTCTGCGCTGAAAGCTGTCATCAAGTGTATCGAGGAGCACAAGCTGGAGGAGCAATATCCTGTGGATCCACTTCAGAAAAGGGTGGTTCAGCTGGAGAAAGCCAAGGCAGACAAGAGGAGGGCCGTTGAAGCTGCGAAGCCGCAGTCCAAGAGGCCTCGTGCCAATGGTTCGGCCTACGCACCCCGTCTTACCAGCTTCCCTGAGAAGAGCTTCTACCAGGCAACCCCAGAGCGGCACCCATACCCTTATGAGAGGCAGTTTGTCTATGGTGCCGAGGCCCACCACCATCCTACGATGATCAACGCGGCGGCAGCTCCCTACACCATCTCACCCGCCCACACTCCGTACTATGGTAACGGGTACCCAATGCAGTACCAGGTACCTTATATCCACTAA
- the LOC127300380 gene encoding thiohydroximate-O-sulfate sulfur/sulfate-lyase (nitrile-forming) NSP1, whose translation MAASTWVMLEQKGSGPGARSSHAITLVGGTAYSFGGEFTPRVPVDSTMYAFDLKAQSWSALDATGEVPPPRVGVTMAAVGGTVFVFGGRDRDHKELNELYSFDTATSTWTLLSSGDTGPPHRSYHSMVADGEGSRVYVFGGCGNAGRLNDLWAYDAAAGRWEELPSPGPACPPRGGPGLAFAGGKVWVVHGFSGDAELDDVHSYDPATGEWAKVETTGDRPAPRSVLCAAGVGKYVVVFGGEVDPSDLGHLGAGKFSAEAFVLDTETGSWAKLDDASDHHPGPRGWCAFSAGALDGRKGMLVYGGNSPTNDRLDDMFLFTPLLA comes from the exons ATGGCTGCTAGTACCTGGGTCATG CTGGAGCAGAAGGGATCCGGGCCGGGAGCAAGAAGCTCCCACGCCATCACCCTGGTCGGCGGCACAGCCTACTCCTTCGGCGGCGAGTTCACCCCGCGCGTGCCCGTGGACAGCACCATGTACGCCTTCGACCTCAAGGCGCAGTCCTGGTCCGCGCTCGACGCCACCGGCGAGGTGCCCCCGCCGCGCGTCGGCGTCACCATGGCCGCCGTCGGCGGCACCGTCTTCGTGTTCGGCGGCCGCGACAGGGACCACAAGGAGCTGAACGAGCTCTACTCCTTCGACACGGCCACCAGCACCTGGACCCTGCTCTCCTCGGGCGACACCGGCCCGCCGCACCGGAGCTACCACTCCATGGTGGCCGACGGCGAGGGCAGCCGCGTGTACGTGTTCGGCGGGTGCGGCAACGCCGGCAGGCTGAACGACCTCTGGGCCTACGACGCCGCCGCCGGGCGCTGGGAGGAGCTGCCGTCGCCGGGGCCGGCGTGCCCTCCCCGCGGCGGGCCCGGGCTGGCGTTCGCGGGCGGGAAGGTGTGGGTGGTGCACGGGTTCTCCGGGGACGCGGAGCTCGACGACGTGCACTCCTACGACCCGGCGACCGGCGAGTGGGCCAAGGTCGAGACCACCGGCGACAGGCCCGCCCCGCGGAGCGTGCTCTGCGCGGCTGGCGTCGGGAAGTACGTGGTGGTGTTCGGCGGCGAGGTGGACCCCAGCGACCTTGGCCACCTCGGCGCCGGCAAGTTCTCCGCCGAGGCCTTCGTGCTGGACACCGAGACCGGCTCGTGGGCCAAGCTGGATGACGCCTCCGATCACCACCCCGGTCCTCGCGGGTGGTGCGCGTTCTCGGCGGGGGCGCTGGACGGCCGGAAAGGGATGCTTGTCTACGGCGGCAACTCGCCGACCAACGACCGGCTCGACGACATGTTCCTCTTCACTCCACTTCTAGCTTGA
- the LOC127304890 gene encoding F-box protein At5g07610 produces the protein MAPGFKKGAKDSPVDKITDDILADIFSRVPYKSICCCKCVSTRWRDLFSHPDHRKKLPQPLAGFFHKGYNKNRFPSEAQYFTNVSGKGDPLVHPSLSFLPNYDSLDILDYCNGLLLCQCCNTSDYVVCNPATEKWVDVPATEWSSEAQARIGFDPAVSSHFHVFEFIDEEGWGIAEEEQHDCFNRIEALAIYSSKAGGWKHQNFDGFEFAVFYDSRSVFFNGILHVATSEGFILAIDVEGNDRGLVTIPIPPYNDDVFVDDIFLSQRQLCTACVDRSQLTVWVLEDYKSEKWTLKHNASLLELFGEGYRGTVISFHPERNCIFVVCGHENTLMSYDMDCRKMCSICQLERDCQPKRVKTPFLPYVPLYSEPLADGN, from the coding sequence ATGGCGCCGGGCTTCAAGAAGGGCGCGAAGGATAGCCCGGTGGACAAGATCACCGACGACATCCTCGCCGACATCTTCTCGCGCGTGCCCTACAAGTCAATCTGCTGCTGCAAGTGCGTCTCCACGCGCTGGCGCGACCTCTTCTCTCACCCTGACCACCGCAAGAAGCTGCCTCAGCCCCTCGCCGGCTTCTTCCATAAAGGCTACAACAAGAACCGGTTCCCCAGTGAAGCTCAATATTTCACCAATGTCTCTGGGAAAGGTGACCCTCTCGTCCACCCTTCACTATCGTTCCTGCCCAACTACGATAGCCTTGACATCTTAGACTActgcaatggcctcctcctctgccAATGCTGCAACACATCGGATTATGTGGTGTGCAATCCCGCCACTGAGAAATGGGTTGATGTTCCTGCCACCGAGTGGTCCAGTGAGGCACAGGCGCGCATCGGGTTCGACCCGGCCGTCTCCTCCCACTTCCATGTGTTCGAGTTCATAGATGAGGAGGGATGGGGTATAGCCGAGGAGGAGCAACACGATTGCTTCAATCGCATTGAAGCGCTAGCCATATACTCGTCTAAAGCTGGAGGATGGAAGCATCAAAACTTTGACGGATTTGAGTTTGCCGTATTCTATGATTCACGAAGTGTTTTTTTTAATGGGATCCTGCATGTTGCTACCTCTGAGGGTTTTATATTAGCTATTGATGTGGAAGGAAATGACCGGGGGCTCGTTACTATTCCTATACCACCATACAATGATGATGTTTTTGTCGACGATATCTTTCTATCGCAGAGGCAGCTGTGTACTGCTTGCGTTGATCGGTCTCAACTAACAGTATGGGTTCTTGAGGACTATAAGAGTGAAAAATGGACCTTGAAGCACAATGCCAGCCTCTTGGAATTGTTTGGAGAAGGGTACAGAGGCACTGTCATCTCATTCCATCCCGAACGTAATTGTATATTCGTAGTTTGTGGGCACGAGAACACTCTAATGTCATACGACATGGATTGCAGAAAGATGTGTTCTATATGTCAACTTGAACGGGATTGTCAACCTAAGCGGGTCAAGACTCCTTTTCTCCCATATGTTCCATTGTACTCAGAGCCATTGGCAGATGGGAACTAA